From the genome of Eucalyptus grandis isolate ANBG69807.140 chromosome 2, ASM1654582v1, whole genome shotgun sequence, one region includes:
- the LOC104431568 gene encoding transcription factor MYB61: MGRHSCCHKQKLRKGLWSPEEDEKLLNYIAKFGLGCWSSVPKLAGLQRCGKSCRLRWINYLRPDLKRGAFSQQEESLIIELHAVLGNRWSQIAAHLPGRTDNEIKNLWNSGLKKKLRQNGIDPNTHKPLSLFENSDQQKFHAIYEASVASTKPNLSQASSTSSSQNLRVTPSPELSFKRPGIVDDGSFITCFPPAGMVGELCFQHLKCSGTMGLLASSDTALHHDWNWSSSDISPTEVHSAPKPNRPSDSYYCNIDGGNSSHWSGIAPLQNVHTFENSPNSYISADCGRVDKETETHPSVFDAEVAKWFEYLHHTPFVFNLSPSGASQLEHSDVTPSAGTCSVTGGGLVSNCPHDQILQASPGSDMYGKTLQVIAVSSGQNSPSSLEPVKNKFQDKKV; encoded by the exons ATGGGAAGACACTCTTGCTGTCACAAACAGAAGCTGAGGAAAGGTCTGTGGTCTCCCGAGGAAGATGAGAAACTTTTGAACTACATCGCCAAATTTGGACTCGGGTGTTGGAGCTCAGTCCCAAAGCTCGCAG GCTTGCAAAGATGTGGGAAGAGTTGCCGGTTAAGGTGGATAAACTATCTAAGGCCCGACTTGAAGAGAGGTGCATTCTCCCAGCAGGAAGAGAGTTTGATAATTGAACTCCATGCAGTTCTAGGCAACAG ATGGTCACAGATTGCAGCGCATTTGCCTGGAAGGACCGACAACGAGATAAAGAACTTGTGGAACTCCGGATTAAAGAAGAAGCTCAGGCAAAATGGGATTGACCCCAATACCCACAAGCCCCTTTCCTTGTTTGAAAACAGTGACCAACAAAAGTTTCATGCAATATATGAAGCCTCTGTTGCATCCACTAAACCGAACCTTTCCCAGGCCAGTTCCACAAGTAGCAGCCAGAATCTGAGAGTGACTCCATCTCCTGAGCTCTCATTTAAGAGGCCCGGTATAGTCGATGATGGAAGCTTCATCACCTGTTTTCCACCTGCTGGTATGGTGGGCGAGCTATGCTTTCAGCACTTAAAATGTTCAGGTACCATGGGTCTATTGGCAAGTTCAGATACTGCTCTACATCACGATTGGAATTGGAGCTCCTCAGATATCAGTCCAACAGAGGTCCATTCAGCTCCAAAGCCAAATAGACCCTCTGACAGCTATTATTGCAATATTGATGGCGGTAATAGTAGCCACTGGAGCGGCATTGCTCCATTGCAGAATGTTCATACCTTTGAAAACTCCCCAAATTCATATATATCGGCTGACTGCGGGAGAGTCGACAAAGAAACTGAGACTCACCCATCGGTGTTTGATGCAGAAGTTGCGAAATGGTTCGAATATCTCCACCACACTCCATTTGTGTTTAACCTCTCACCAAGTGGAGCTTCTCAACTGGAGCACAGCGACGTGACGCCATCAGCAGGCACATGCTCAGTGACTGGTGGTGGCTTGGTCAGCAATTGCCCACATGATCAGATTCTGCAAGCTTCACCAGGCTCTGACATGTATGGCAAGACTCTTCAAGTTATTGCCGTTTCTTCAGGGCAAAATTCTCCGTCTTCTTTGGAGCCTGTGAAGAACAAGTTTCAAGACAAGAAAGTATGA